Proteins encoded together in one Camelina sativa cultivar DH55 chromosome 9, Cs, whole genome shotgun sequence window:
- the LOC104714537 gene encoding uncharacterized protein LOC104714537: MALEGEFISAISELISMEDPWEVDNGDANTEIIARIVQISYVSSVFCEYAMFVTQQESELMSLITQTISTYNSMDLDSQPEPLRKLISFITKKADLDNYIDPLLEQDLEVLPLFGETLSLEPEPELISLIRKIVSLVMTMDPKWEKLMSLCPQVAVRLEKGKLHVDEEFSWGTNYKLCCFPLFWLKFRSTGEDATHFFCRGCNGKNHDEHNKAPVEIKHPLHPRHSLQLALLQKSHETRQCYCCDEGLQELFYYCSACDYGMNIACVEKPPVFSVDHSKWHEHTLALFPRQSPFACSLCSLTHTSCPFYICPPCDFVAHQRCISLPRLIRISRHPHRISFTQSFGQGDWSCCVCRRKIDNDYGGYSCIKEGCSYVAHSKLLLHWTEDICSVQRSSYDSTILLLLQEALSTQNSFGVVWFSICSTSCVGYFLSKTVNTTGHREFLQRRGYGDYEFSAMR; the protein is encoded by the coding sequence ATGGCTTTGGAGGGGGAGTTCATATCAGCCATTTCTGAACTCATATCTATGGAGGACCCTTGGGAAGTGGATAATGGGGATGCTAATACTGAAATCATTGCACGCATTGTTCAGATAAGCTATGTTAGTAGTGTATTCTGTGAATATGCTATGTTTGTAACGCAGCAGGAGTCGGAGCTCATGTCACTCATTACTCAAACCATCTCTACCTACAACTCTATGGATTTGGATTCGCAGCCGGAGCCACTAAGGAAGCTCATATCATTCATCACTAAGAAAGCAGATCTCGACAACTACATAGATCCCTTGTTGGAGCAGGATTTGGAGGTCTTGCCACTCTTTGGTGAAACATTAAGTCTTGAGCCAGAACCTGAGCTCATATCACTCATTCGTAAAATAGTCTCCCTCGTCATGACTATGGATCCAAAGTGGGAGAAGCTTATGTCCTTATGCCCTCAAGTAGCAGTAAGgttggaaaaaggaaaactacACGTTGATGAAGAGTTCTCGTGGGGAACCAATTACAAACTGTGTTGTTTCCCTTTGTTCTGGTTGAAGTTCAGGTCAACAGGAGAAGACGCTACCCATTTTTTCTGCCGTGGTTGCAATGGCAAGAACCATGATGAACATAACAAGGCACCTGTTGAGATCAAGCACCCTCTTCATCCAAGACATTCTCTTCAGCTTGCTTTGTTGCAAAAGTCTCATGAAACGAGGCAATGCTATTGTTGTGATGAAGGTCTCCAAGAGCTATTTTATTATTGCTCAGCTTGCGACTATGGTATGAACATAGCTTGTGTGGAGAAACCACCAGTCTTTTCTGTAGACCATTCGAAGTGGCATGAGCATACTCTTGCTCTGTTTCCAAGACAGAGTCCCTTTGCTTGCAGCCTTTGTTCCTTGACACATACAAGCTGTCCTTTCTATATATGTCCCCCTTGTGACTTTGTGGCCCATCAAAGGTGTATCAGCTTACCACGTCTCATAAGGATATCTCGCCATCCCCATCGTATCTCTTTTACTCAATCTTTTGGTCAAGGAGATTGGTCTTGTTGTGTTTGTCGTAGAAAGATCGACAATGATTACGGTGGTTACTCTTGCATCAAGGAAGGTTGTTCATATGTTGCTCATTCAAAGCTTCTCCTTCATTGGACAGAAGATATATGTTCTGTCCAACGATCATCATATGACTCGACCATTTTGCTCTTATTGCAAGAAGCGTTGTCCACACAAAATAGTTTTGGAGTCGTCTGGTTCAGTATTTGCTCCACTTCTTGTGTTGGTTATTTTTTGTCTAAAACGGTGAACACAACTGGTCATCGTGAGTTTCTACAGCGGAGGGGCTACGGGGATTATGAGTTCTCAGCAATGAGGTAG